The Nocardioides zeae genome includes the window GCACGGAGCCCGCCTCGTGAGGGCCGCCGTGCTGCTCGTGACCGGTGTCGACCCGGACGCGATGGCGGCCGCACAGCTGGGTCTGCTCTGGGACGCGCCCCGGGCGGTCGCCGTGAGGCACCGCATCGACGTCGCCCGTGGCGTGCTCGAGCGCGTGGTCTCGGACCTGAACGGGGTGGTGGAGCACGAGGAGACCGAGCTCGAGCACGCCTGCGTCAGCTGCGCGCTGCGCGAGGACGTGCTGCCCACGCTCGACCGGCTCGCCCGCGACGGGCGGTGGCACTCGATCGTGGTGCAGCTGCCGGTCGGCGCGGAGGCGGACCAGGTGTGCACGGTGCTCGCCCGCGACCCCCGGCTCGCGCGCCGGCTCCGGGTCGCCGCCGTCGTGACCGCCCTCGACCACGGTGCGGTCGTCGAGGACCTCCTCGGCGACGACACCCTCGCCGACCGGGGCCGCGGCACGTCCGAGGACGACGACCGCGGCATCGGCGACGTGGCCTGCGCGATGGTCGAGCACGCCGACGTCGTGGTGCTGACGGGCCCCCCGACCGAGGACGAGGACCGCTCGGGGGAGCCGGACGTGGCCGCGACGCTCGTGCGCACGCTGGCACGCCCCGACGTGCCCGTGGTGGAGGACGCCACCCGGCTCGAGGCGGCGTCCCTCGTGGCGCAGCCGCCGCACCGGCACGGGCGGACCGTGGCCTGGGGGTCCCACGTGCGGGAGGTGCCGTTCGTCGCGGCCCCCGGCCCGGGCGTGTGGTCGCTGGAGCTCCGCGCCGACCTGCCGTTCCACCCCGACCGGCTCGTGGAGGACCTCGAGTCGCTCGCGGCGGGCCCCTGGCGCACCCGCGGCTGCTTCTGGCTGCCGACGCGCCCTGACCGGGCGCTGCTCTGGGAGGGCGCCGGCGGCCACCTCTCCATCGGCGACGGGGAGGCGTGGGGGCCGCGGCCGCGGCGTACGCACCTCACCTTCGTCGGCGTCGGCGAGCGTCCCGCGCACCTGCCCGCCACGTTCGAGTCCCTGCTCGTGCCGGCCGCCGCCGTCGGTCCGGGCATCCGCTGGACCACCGCGGAGGACGGGTTCGAGCCGTGGCTCGGTCCGATCCGCCGGGTCGCCTGAGCGCCCACCCCTGACGCAAGGAGAAGGAGAGAACCGTGGCCGTCCCCAAGCGACGCATGTCGCGCAGCAACACCCGCCACCGCCGTTCGCAGTGGAAGGCGACGCCGGCCGACCTCGTGCCCGTGGTCGTCGGCGGCGAGGTGCACGCCGTGCCCCGGCCGCTGGTCCGCGCCGTGCAGCGCGGCCTGGTCGACCCCGCCACCGGCCGACCGACCCGCAAGGCCTGAGACAACGCCCGAGAGGAGGAACGCGATGAAGGTCCGCAACTCGCTGCGGTCGCTGAAGAACCAGCCCGGCTCGCAGGTCGTGCGGCGCCGTGGCCGCACGTACGTCATCAACAAGCAGAACCCCCGGCTGAAGGCCCGCCAGGGCTGACGGCGTCGCCGGTCCGACCACGGACACGGTGACAGACGGAGCGTTCGGTCGGCCCGGTGGTCGGCCGGACGCTCCGGTGCGGGAGACTCCGGTGCCATGAGCGCTGAGCAGACCCATGTGGCCTACGCGTACGACGCCGAGTCCGGCATCGCCCGCATCACCCTCGACGACGCCGCCGCCGGCAACCCGATCCACACCGCGTCGCTGGAGCAGCTGCTCGCCGCCGCCCGTCGGGTGAACGCCGACGGCGCGCGCGTCGTCGTGCTCGCGGCCCGGGGCCGCTTCTTCAGCGTCGGCGGCGACCTCGCGCAGTTCGGCGGCGCCGACGACATGGCGGCCTACATCGACGACCTCGCCGACGGCCTGCACCGCGCCGTCAGCGAGCTCGTGCGCTCCGACGCGATCGTCGTCGCCGCGGTGCAGGGCGCCGCCGCCGGGGCCGGCTTCCCGCTCGTGGCCGCCGCCGACATCGTGCTCGCGGCGCGGTCGGCGAGCTTCACGCTCGCCTACACGCGGGCCGGCCTGAGCCCCGACGGCGGCTCGTCGATGCTCGTGCACACGCTCGGGCTGCACCGCGCGCTGCGCCTCGCCCTGCTCAACGACCGCCTCGGCGCCGAGGAGGCCCAGGCCGCCGGCCTCGTGGCCCGCGTCGTCGAGGACACCGAGCTGGAGGCCGCGACCGAGGAGATCGCCGGCCGCCTCGCCGCCGGTGCGGCGGGCGCCCAGGCGACCACGAAGCGGCTGCTCCGCCAGGCCGCCGAGCCGGCCCCGGAGACCCGGCTGCGCGCCGAGGCGCTGGGCATCCGCGCCCAGGCGGGCGGCCCCGAGGGGCGGGAGGGCGTCTCCGCGTTCCTCGCCAAGCGGCCGCCGGTGTTCGGGGGCTGATACGGGGCTGATGCGGGGGCTGATGCCTCGTCTGGGGAACGCGCGCCACGCGCTCGACTACCCTCGGTCGTGGCCCGGTCGGGTCGCTCACCCAGATCTCGTGGAGGTACGACGCGGATGCGCGCCAGTAGAGGCACCAGGATCGCGGCGCTCGTGGGCGCGGTGGCGCTCACGGTGAGCGCCTGCAGCGGCGACGACGGCGACGGCGACGACGCCGCCCCCGACCTCCCGGAGAACCTCGCCGAGGCGTGCCCCGCCGTCGGCGAGATCGTGAGCCCGGCCGAGGACCCGGGCGAGACGGACTACACCCGGCTCGCGGCCGACCTGCGGGACTTCGTCGACAACGCCGACGAGGAGACCGCCGACGCGCTCACCCCGCTCGCGGACGCGGCCGAGGCGCGGGCCGAGGCGGCGGCGAACGTCGACGAGTCGGACGTCAACGACTTCGCGGCGGACCCGAGCAACTTCCCGACCGACCTGGAGCCGGGCGAGGAGGTCACGATCGAGGGCCCGCCCGTCGAGGGTGACGCGGGGGCGCTCGAGGCGGCCGACGACCAGTGGATCAGCGCGCTCGAGACCGTCAGCGCCACCTGCGACGCCGAGGGCACGCCGCTCTACTCCGAGGAGCCCACGCCCGGCCTCACCGAGGAGCCGGCGCAGCCCGCCGAGACGGAGAGCACCGAGGGCTGAGCGCCCGGGTCTCCGCAGACGCAGCGAGGGCGTCCGATCCAGTGGATCGGACGCCCTCGTCGCGTTTCCTGGGCCGGTCCCTCGTCGAGGAGCCGGCGTCAGGTCTCCGTGATCAGGAGCCGGAGACCTGCTTCTTCAGGGCCGCGGCGGCCTTGAACGCCGGCGTCGTGCTCGCGGCGATCTGGATCTCCTCGCCCGTCTGCGGGTTGCGGCCCGTGCGGGCCGCGCGCTCGCGGGTCTCGAAGGTGCCGAAGCCGGCGACGGCGACCTTGTCGCCCGCGGCGAGCGCCTTGGCGATCGCGTCGAACACGGCGTTCGCAGCCGACTCAGCGTCGCCCTTGCTCTGGCCGGTGGCCGCGGCGACCTGGTCGACGAGCTCCTTCTTGTTCATGTGTGACTCCTTGTCGAGAACGTGCGGTCAGAGCGACCGTAGCGGGGAAAACCCCGCAGCACGCTACCGAACCGCCGTGATTGCTGGCGTGTCGGGAGCGGACGCGGGCTCCGGGTCCCCGTCGGGGACCTCCGCGACGAGCGTACGACGCCAGGCCGCTGCCCCCGCGAGCAGGAGGGCGGCGACGCCGGACCCGACGGTGACGACGTACGCCGCGGTGGGCGCCCCGAGGTCGATCGACCCGGCTCGGGCCAGGTCGGCCAGGCGGCCGGCGAGGGCGGCGCCCGCGGCGTACCCGAGGCCCGTCGCACCGGCCAGCAGCGTCATCGCCGTCGCGACCCGCGCGACGGGGACGACCCGCTCGGCGAGCGTGAAGGTGGTGATCATGTAGGGCGCCACGGCGAAGCCGAGCACGAGCGTGACGGCGGCGACGGCCGGCAGGGTGTCGGCGAGCAGCAGCGGCGCGCTGAGCACGGCGAGCGCGGCCGCGGCCACGAGCAGGCGCCGGCCGAGCGTGAACCGGTCGGGCAGGTAGGCGTAGGTGAGCGCGGCGGTGACGCTGCCGACGCCCAGCAGCGCGTGCACGAGGCCCGCCGCGCCGGGCATCCCGGCGTCCGTCGCGACGGCGGTCGAACCGGTCTGGATCGAGCCGAACACCATGCCGAGCAGCGTCTGGGCGCCGAGCAGCACGAGGACCGTGGCGGTGAGGAGCGGGGCGGAGGTGCCACCGAAGCGACGGCCCGTGCCCCGCGGGGCGGAGCCGTGGAGCCCGAACGCGGTGCCGAACACGCCCAGCGTCACCGCGGCGACGACGAGCGCGCCGGCCGGGTCCACGAGGGCGGCCAGCAGGCCCACGACGGCGGGGCCGAGCACGAAGGAGGCCTCGTCGGCGGCCCCCTCGTAGGAGAAGGCGGTTGCCACGAGGCGGCCCTGCTGGGCCTCCCCGGCGGTCAGCGGGCGCCAGCGCACGCGGGCGAGGGGCCCGACCTGGGGGAGTGCCGCGCCGGCGAGCGCGGCGACGACGAGGAGGGTGGTGAGGGGGGCGCCGCCCGTCGCGCACAGCACGAGGGCGACGAGCCCGACCGCGCCCACGACGGACTGGACGAGCACCACGGGGCGCTGTCCCCAGCGGTCCGCCAGGCTGCCCGCGACGGGGGCGCCGACGGCGTTCGCGACCGCGAGGGCGCCGGCGGTCGCGCCACCTGCGCCGTAGCTGCCGGTCTCGGCCGCCACGAGGAGCAGCGTGCCGATCTGGGACATGGCGAGGGGGACCCGCGCGACGAAGGCGACGAGGACGTAGGTGGGACTGGTCAGGCTGACCAGGCGGCGATAGGAGTGCATCGGTGACATGAAGGCTCCGGGCAGGACGAGGCTGCGCGCCGTACCCACCTCCAAGACGCGCCCGAACCCTGAGCTGTCCCCATGTTACGGGCATGTTGCGTCCTGCGTGAGGCCGCGCGGTGGAGGCGTCCGCCACCACGGCGTCCGGCGCCCTAGACTCCGCGCCGTGCCCGCCCAGACATCACCGCACCCCCCGGGACCCGCGCCGCGTCGACCCCGTGCCGACGCCACGCGCAACCGCGCGCGGGTCTCGGACGCCGCGGTCGAGGTCTTCGCGGAGAAGGGCCTCGACGCCACCGTCGCCGACGTCGCGCGGCGCGCCGAGGTCGGGAACGCCACGGTGTTCCGGCACTTCCCGACCAAGGCCGACCTGCTGAGCGAGGTCGCGGGTCGGTGGATGGAGACCTGGTCGGCGGACGTCGCGGCCTACCTCCAGGACGACCGCGACGACACGCTGCGCCTGCTGCTCGCCGAGCTGCTGG containing:
- a CDS encoding CobW family GTP-binding protein produces the protein MRAAVLLVTGVDPDAMAAAQLGLLWDAPRAVAVRHRIDVARGVLERVVSDLNGVVEHEETELEHACVSCALREDVLPTLDRLARDGRWHSIVVQLPVGAEADQVCTVLARDPRLARRLRVAAVVTALDHGAVVEDLLGDDTLADRGRGTSEDDDRGIGDVACAMVEHADVVVLTGPPTEDEDRSGEPDVAATLVRTLARPDVPVVEDATRLEAASLVAQPPHRHGRTVAWGSHVREVPFVAAPGPGVWSLELRADLPFHPDRLVEDLESLAAGPWRTRGCFWLPTRPDRALLWEGAGGHLSIGDGEAWGPRPRRTHLTFVGVGERPAHLPATFESLLVPAAAVGPGIRWTTAEDGFEPWLGPIRRVA
- the rpmF gene encoding 50S ribosomal protein L32 codes for the protein MAVPKRRMSRSNTRHRRSQWKATPADLVPVVVGGEVHAVPRPLVRAVQRGLVDPATGRPTRKA
- the ykgO gene encoding type B 50S ribosomal protein L36; translated protein: MKVRNSLRSLKNQPGSQVVRRRGRTYVINKQNPRLKARQG
- a CDS encoding enoyl-CoA hydratase/isomerase family protein, which produces MSAEQTHVAYAYDAESGIARITLDDAAAGNPIHTASLEQLLAAARRVNADGARVVVLAARGRFFSVGGDLAQFGGADDMAAYIDDLADGLHRAVSELVRSDAIVVAAVQGAAAGAGFPLVAAADIVLAARSASFTLAYTRAGLSPDGGSSMLVHTLGLHRALRLALLNDRLGAEEAQAAGLVARVVEDTELEAATEEIAGRLAAGAAGAQATTKRLLRQAAEPAPETRLRAEALGIRAQAGGPEGREGVSAFLAKRPPVFGG
- a CDS encoding HU family DNA-binding protein, producing MNKKELVDQVAAATGQSKGDAESAANAVFDAIAKALAAGDKVAVAGFGTFETRERAARTGRNPQTGEEIQIAASTTPAFKAAAALKKQVSGS
- a CDS encoding MFS transporter produces the protein MHSYRRLVSLTSPTYVLVAFVARVPLAMSQIGTLLLVAAETGSYGAGGATAGALAVANAVGAPVAGSLADRWGQRPVVLVQSVVGAVGLVALVLCATGGAPLTTLLVVAALAGAALPQVGPLARVRWRPLTAGEAQQGRLVATAFSYEGAADEASFVLGPAVVGLLAALVDPAGALVVAAVTLGVFGTAFGLHGSAPRGTGRRFGGTSAPLLTATVLVLLGAQTLLGMVFGSIQTGSTAVATDAGMPGAAGLVHALLGVGSVTAALTYAYLPDRFTLGRRLLVAAAALAVLSAPLLLADTLPAVAAVTLVLGFAVAPYMITTFTLAERVVPVARVATAMTLLAGATGLGYAAGAALAGRLADLARAGSIDLGAPTAAYVVTVGSGVAALLLAGAAAWRRTLVAEVPDGDPEPASAPDTPAITAVR
- a CDS encoding TetR/AcrR family transcriptional regulator; its protein translation is MPAQTSPHPPGPAPRRPRADATRNRARVSDAAVEVFAEKGLDATVADVARRAEVGNATVFRHFPTKADLLSEVAGRWMETWSADVAAYLQDDRDDTLRLLLAELLDRFRRDKFALDALWSGDFDDRMRLAREELMGRWSVALDRAVGAGLVAPDVTLDDLALLVLGMASRLSETGDAAPASWQRAARFAWAAVARPADV